GGTGGTCAGCGAGACGACGTAGCCGATCGCCGCGCAGGTGAGGATCGTGCCGGCCACCTGGATCAGCGCGAGCGGCAGCAGCCGCATGATGAGCCGCAGCGTCTGCGGGGTGAACTTCACGCCGACCTGGACGCCGATCACCACGTAGCCGGCGTTGAGCAGCACCGTGGGCACCGTCGCGTCGCCGAACAGCCCGGTCCCGGCGAGCAGCACGCTGACCAGCATCGGCAGCAGCACCGCGCCGCCCGGGAAGGACAGGTAGCGCACCGCGACCAGGCCGATCCCGAGCGCGATCAGCGTGAACGCGTACGCCGTCCAGGACGCGCCGGCCCCGCTCTGCGGGCCGCCGGTCAACGAGGCGGACGGGTCGATCAGCCCCGCCACCACCGGCATCGTGAAGAGCACGACGAGCACGCGCAGGTACTGGATGGTCGCCACCACCGGCTCGTCGGCGCCGGCGTCCCGGGCGGTCGCCACCACCCCGGAGGCACCGCCGGCGATGGAGGCGAAGCTGGCCGTCGTGGCGGTGACGCCGGGCTGCAGCCGCAGCACCTGGCCCCAGGCGAGGCTGGAGAGCAGCGTCCCGGCGAGCGCCAGCGCGATCACCCAGCCGTGCTCGGCGAAGGTGTCGAGCAGCTCGACGGTGACCAGGGTTCCCACCGAGACCCCGATGACCGCCTGCCCGAGGGTGCCCGCGGAGCGCGGGACGTCCGGCGCCTGGGCCGCCATCGAGGTGACCAGGCCGCCGACGAGCGCGCCGAGCAGGTACGGCGCCGGGGCGCCCGCCAGCGTCAGGGCGCCGATCGAGGCCGCCACGAGCACCCCGAGGAGCAGCCACCGTCTCAGCACCGACCTACCCTAGGTGCCCGGTGCGCAGCGGCGAGAGGTGGTGACCGGTCGGTGGTCGACGCAGCATCCGTGCGTCGTCGGGGCAGCGTCACCTTGTGCCTCGTCGTCGCCCTGGCCTGGGGCGGCTGCACCTTCGGTTCCGGCTCGGCCGACCACGGCGACGGCGGTGCGGACGGGCACGCCGACGGCCGGCTGCACCGGGTCGTCCGCGTGGTCGACGGCGACACGGTGCACGTCGACTGGCGGGGCGAGGACACCACGGTGCGGATCATCGGCATCGACACCCCCGAGTCGGTGAGCCCGAGCACCCCGGACGAGTGCTGGGGCTCGCGCGCCACCCGGGCCGCCGAGGGGCTGCTGGAGGGGCGCCGGGTGGCGGTGGTGCTGGATCCTTCGCAGGGGCGGCGCGACGTCTACGGCCGGCTGCTGGCGTACCTCGACATCGAGGGTGGGCAGGACTTCGGCGAGGCGATGATCCGGGCCGGCGACGCGGTGGAGTACACCTACGACGACCCCTACGCGCGCCAGGCGGGCTACCGGTCCGCCGAGCGTGCCGCCCGAGCGGCCGACCGTGGGCTGTGGGGCGCCTGCGGCGGACCGGATCGGCCGCTCAAGGGCCCGTGACAGACTCGCCGTCATGACCACTCCGACCGTCGCCCTGCTCGGCACCGGCGCCATGGGCGCCGGCATGGCCCGCAACATCGCCGCCGCCGGCATCCCGCTGAGAGTCTGGAACCGCAGCACCGACAGGGCCCGTCCGCTCGCGGAGTCGGGCGCGAAGGTCTGCGACTCCGTTGCCGAGGCCGTCGACGGCGCCGACGTCGTGATCACCATGCTGTGGGACGCCGACTCCGTCGAGCAGACCCTGCGGGAGGCGGCCGGCAGCTTCGCGGCCGGGGCGGTGCTGCTGCAGACCACCACGGTCGGCGTCGACGGAGCGGCGCAGCTGGACAAGGTGGCCGCCGAGCTCGGCCTGGTCCACCTCGACGCCCCGGTTCTCGGCACCAAGGGCCCCGCCGAGCAGGGGAACCTGGTCGTGCTCGCCTCGGGACCCGAGGACGCCCGCGACCGGGTCGACGCGGTGCTCGAGGCCATCGGCTCCCGCACCCTCTGGGTCGGCGGGGCCGGCGCCGGCTCCCGGCTCAAGCTCGCCGCCAACGCCTTCGTGCTCAGCCTCACCGGCGCCGTGGCCCAGTCGCTGGCGCTCACCCGGGCGCTCGGCCTCGACCCGCAGCTGTTCCTCGACGCGCTCGCCGGCGGGCCCCTGGACGCGCCGTACGTCCGGATCAAGGGCGGCGCGATGCTCGCGGAGCAGTACGCCCCCGCGTTCGGGATCGAGGGCGGCGTGAAGGACGCCGACCTGATCCTGGAGGCCGCCCGCGGCAACGACCTCGACCCGGTGGTCCTGCAGGCCGTGCGCGACCAGCTCGTCCGGGTGCTCGAGGCCGGTCACACCGACGAGGACATCGCCGCGGTCTACCGCGACTACACCGGCTGAGCGCTTCTCACCGGTCGGGACCGTAGAGACCGAAGTGCAGACCCGGGTCGGCCGGGTCCCAGGTGCCGGTGAACTGCGCTCGCGCGCCCATCTCGGTGTTGCGTCGGATCAGGTCCTCGCCGAGCGCCAGCCGGTCGGGCTCCCAGGACCGCAGTGCGGCCACCACGTCGTTCCCGTGCGCGGCCAGCGCGTCGGCCAGGGCCCACGCGTCGGCGGCGGCCTTGGCGGTCCCGGCGGCCGCGTGCGGGCGTGCCGCGAAGGCCGCGTCGCCGAGCAGGGCTACCCGCCCGAAGGCCATCTGCGGAACGGCGACGTCGATCACCGACTGGATGTAGGGCTGCGCGGTGCGCACCACCAGCTCCGCGGCGGCTGGAGGAAGCAGCCCGGGCGCCGACGCCTTCAGCTCATCGACGTACCGCTGCTGGACCTTGCCCGCCGGCACCGACACCGCGGCCGTCTGGCCGCGTACGTCGGTCATCAGCTCGTCGAGTGCCGGCCCCTCGGCCACGTTGCGGTACCAGACGTAGTTGAGGAGCCGGTGACCACGATCCAGCTCGCCCTGGCGCCCCGGGATCGGGTACATGCAGATGTGCGACCGCTCGACCACGGCGTAGCCCAGGGCGTCGTCGAGCAGCTTGCGGGTCTCGTCCGAGACCTCTGCCTCCGGCACGGTTCCGCGCCAGCCGACGTACCCGGAGTAGATCGGACGGACCGCGGGCAGCAGCCTGCGTCGGCCCGTCGAGGAGATGCCGTCGGCGAAGACCACGAGGGCGCCCCGCTCCCGACGGCCGCTCAGGAAGCGCACCTCCGCCGTGTCGCCGTCCTGGTCGACCCCGACGGCCGACTCGCCGAGGTGG
The DNA window shown above is from Nocardioides mesophilus and carries:
- a CDS encoding AbrB family transcriptional regulator, translating into MLRRWLLLGVLVAASIGALTLAGAPAPYLLGALVGGLVTSMAAQAPDVPRSAGTLGQAVIGVSVGTLVTVELLDTFAEHGWVIALALAGTLLSSLAWGQVLRLQPGVTATTASFASIAGGASGVVATARDAGADEPVVATIQYLRVLVVLFTMPVVAGLIDPSASLTGGPQSGAGASWTAYAFTLIALGIGLVAVRYLSFPGGAVLLPMLVSVLLAGTGLFGDATVPTVLLNAGYVVIGVQVGVKFTPQTLRLIMRLLPLALIQVAGTILTCAAIGYVVSLTTGISPLDAYLATTPGGLYAVVAIALSTGADTGLVFSLQVLRLFAALLMVPLLARLTRPRPAEGEGEAEPV
- a CDS encoding thermonuclease family protein, translating into MVDAASVRRRGSVTLCLVVALAWGGCTFGSGSADHGDGGADGHADGRLHRVVRVVDGDTVHVDWRGEDTTVRIIGIDTPESVSPSTPDECWGSRATRAAEGLLEGRRVAVVLDPSQGRRDVYGRLLAYLDIEGGQDFGEAMIRAGDAVEYTYDDPYARQAGYRSAERAARAADRGLWGACGGPDRPLKGP
- a CDS encoding NAD(P)-dependent oxidoreductase, whose product is MTTPTVALLGTGAMGAGMARNIAAAGIPLRVWNRSTDRARPLAESGAKVCDSVAEAVDGADVVITMLWDADSVEQTLREAAGSFAAGAVLLQTTTVGVDGAAQLDKVAAELGLVHLDAPVLGTKGPAEQGNLVVLASGPEDARDRVDAVLEAIGSRTLWVGGAGAGSRLKLAANAFVLSLTGAVAQSLALTRALGLDPQLFLDALAGGPLDAPYVRIKGGAMLAEQYAPAFGIEGGVKDADLILEAARGNDLDPVVLQAVRDQLVRVLEAGHTDEDIAAVYRDYTG
- a CDS encoding cupin domain-containing protein; translated protein: MRDDVHIVRADDLSDQTPQTHGLQRFEAVSARRLGSENLWMGLSILPAGGRTGVHHHGESETALYVLSGVGRWWVGDRLGTPREAHPGDFVYIKPNVVHWEENASQTEPVRMIVARTTQDAIVVNLDEHPFAPDLSGGRLPMPDRPRALVVGGSFGGLTVALLLREQGFEVDLFERSSALLEGRGGGIVLQPDTVRWVTERRRDLEVPDVSIGSSVLRYLGADNEIVHEEPAAWRFSSWTTLYRTLLDDFGTEHYHLGESAVGVDQDGDTAEVRFLSGRRERGALVVFADGISSTGRRRLLPAVRPIYSGYVGWRGTVPEAEVSDETRKLLDDALGYAVVERSHICMYPIPGRQGELDRGHRLLNYVWYRNVAEGPALDELMTDVRGQTAAVSVPAGKVQQRYVDELKASAPGLLPPAAAELVVRTAQPYIQSVIDVAVPQMAFGRVALLGDAAFAARPHAAAGTAKAAADAWALADALAAHGNDVVAALRSWEPDRLALGEDLIRRNTEMGARAQFTGTWDPADPGLHFGLYGPDR